The Dokdonia donghaensis DSW-1 DNA window GACACCAGCAAAGGAAGAAACACCTAAGTTCATAAAGAAAGGCACAAAAGACTTTGCCGAATATTTTGGTGCAAAAGTTGACATCAAAGTTTCAAAAAATGGGCGTGGTAAGATTACCATTCCATTTTCTTCAGAAGAAGATTTTAGTCGATTACAGAAACTCATTAAGGGTGCAAAATAATAAACTCCTCTTACTGGTAGTACTCTTGTTTTTTTGCGCTTTCGCGAAAGCGCAAGAAGTCCCAGCATCTACACTTCTAGATACCGAGACAGTTACTGCCGTAAGTGATCAGGATCCTTATGAACCGTTACGACCTGCAAAGGCTGCCTTTTATGGTGCCGTGTTACCAGGTCTAGGGCAACTTTACAATAAAGATTACTGGAAGTTACCACTTGTATACGGCGCACTGGGATCAAGTATTTATGCGGTATCATTTAACTCTAACCAGTCTGAGCGTTTTAGAACCGCCTTTAAAGAACGTCTCGCGGGACGCATAGATGAGTTTACCACCGTAAATGAAGATGGCACTACTACCGAAATATTTTCTGATGACGCCTTATTAAACGGGCAAGAGCAATTTAGAAAACGTCGTGACTTGTTTATTTTGGTGTCGGCGGGAGTGTATATACTTCAGATAGTTGAGGCAAATGTAGACGCGCATCTATCGCAATTTGACGTAGATGATGAGCTTACCCTTGGACCAGCAATTTACAATGATGATATGGGCCAAACTATGAACTACGGTCTAACCATAAATTATAAGTTTTAATATGAAAATAGCACTTCTTGGCTATGGTA harbors:
- a CDS encoding DUF5683 domain-containing protein produces the protein MQNNKLLLLVVLLFFCAFAKAQEVPASTLLDTETVTAVSDQDPYEPLRPAKAAFYGAVLPGLGQLYNKDYWKLPLVYGALGSSIYAVSFNSNQSERFRTAFKERLAGRIDEFTTVNEDGTTTEIFSDDALLNGQEQFRKRRDLFILVSAGVYILQIVEANVDAHLSQFDVDDELTLGPAIYNDDMGQTMNYGLTINYKF